The DNA segment AAGTACACCCTGCCCGTCGATCACCGCACCACACTGCTCGACGCCCTGCGCGAGCGGCTCGATCTGACCGGCACGAAGAAGGGCTGCGACCAGGGGCAGTGCGGAGCCTGCACCGTGCTGGTCGACGGGCGCAGGACCGTTTCCTGCCTGCAGTTCGCGGTCGCCGCGGAGGGTCGCGACATCACCACCATCGAGGGCATCGCGGACGAACGCCTCACGGGCGGGCTGCACCCCGTCCAGCAGGCGTTCGTCGAACTGGACGGCTACCAGTGCGGCTACTGCACCCCCGGACAGATCTGTTCGGCCGTCGCCGTTCTGGAGGAGCACGCGGCCGGCTGGCCGAGCGCCGTGACCGAGGACGTGCGGCCGGAGGCCGGGCCGCCCCCGCTGACGCCGGAGGAGATCAGAGAACGGATGAGCGGGAACCTGTGCCGGTGCGGCGCCTACGTGTCGATCGTGCGGGCCGTCGCGCAGGCGGCCGCTCAGCCGGCCGACGGAGTGAAGGAGCAGGTGGCGTGAGGGAGTTCGCATACGAGCGGGCGCACGACGTGCCGGGCGCCGTGGCGGTGCTCGGCGCCGACCCCGAGGCGCGGTACCTCGGCGGCGGTACGAACCTCGTCGACCTGATGAAGGCCGGCATCGAGCGGCCCGCACGCCTCGTCGACGTACGGGCCCTGCCCCTCGACCGGGTCGAGCGGACGAGCGCCGGCGGCCTGCGGATCGGGGCGACCGTCACCAACAGCGATCTCGCCGCGCACCCCGAAGTGCGCCGCCGCTACCCGGCGCTGGCCCAGGCCGTGCTGGCCGGGGCGTCCGGCCAGCTGCGCAACATGGCCACCGTCGGCGGGAACCTGCTGCAGCGCACCCGCTGCGGCTACTTCACCGACGTGAGCAAGCCCTGCAACAAGCGCGTGCCGGGCAGCGGATGTCCCGCCGTCCGGGGCGAGCACCGCAACGCCGCGATCCTCGGCGCGAGTGAGCACTGCGTGGCCGTGCACCCGTCCGACATGGGCGTCGCGCTCACCGCCTTCGACGCCGTGGTGGAGTACGAAACCGCGGACGGTACGGGGGAGCTGGCACTCGGCGACTTCTACCGCCCGGTCGGCGACACGCCACACCTGGAGACCGCGCTGCCCGCCGGCGCGCTCATCACCGCCGTCACCCTGCCGCCCGCGCCGGTCGCCGCTCACTCCCGCTACCGCAAGGTGCGCGAGCGGGCCTCGTACGCCTTCGCCATCGGATCGGTGGCCGCCGCGCTGGATGTCCGCGACGGGGTCGTGCGCGATGTGCGGATCGCCTTCGGCGCGGTCGCGTCGCGGCCGTGGCGGGCCCGGGCCGCCGAACGGGAACTGCTGGGCAGGCCCGCGGACGGCACCTCGTTCGCCGACGCGGCCGACGCCGAGCTGGCGGAGGCCTCCGCGCTGCCGCACAACGCGTACAAGGTGCCACTGATGCGCAATCTGGTCGTGGCACTCCTCACGGAGCTGGAGCAGGAGGCGACCCGATGACCACACCGAGCACAGCGCCCACAGCGCCCGTCACGGCGAAGCCGGACGCGGTCGGCGTCTCCCACACCCGCATCGAGGGCCTCGACAAGGTCACCGGCGCCGCCCGCTACGCGAGCGAGGTCCCCTTCACCGAACTCGCCCACGGCTGGCTGGTGCTGTCGACCGTGGCCCGAGGCCGGATCCGCTCGATCGACGAAGACGCGGTACGCGCCATGCCCGGCGTGCTCACCGTCCTGCACCACCGCGCCGCGCCACGTGTGAGGGACGACGTCGTCGGGGCGCTCGGCCGCCCCGACCCGATCGTCGAGGTCTTCCAGCACGACCGGATCCCGCACGCCGGGTGGCCCGTCGCGCTGGTCGTCGCCGAGACGTCCGAGCAGGCGCGCGAGGCCGCCGAGGCGCTCGTCGTCGAGTACGACGAGGAGCCGCACGACGTCGGCTTCCACGCGGACAAGGACGGCGTCTACACACCGCAGGACGCGGAGAGCACGAAGGGCGACCTGGATGCCGAACTCGCCGCGTCCACCGTGGTACTGGACGCCAGGTACACGACGCCCGAGCAGCACCACTGCGCCATGGAGCCCCATGCCGTGACGGTGCGCTGGAACGGCGGGCGGCTGGAGGTCCACGACTCCAACCAGGGCAGCAAGTGGATCGCCGACGACCTCGCCCATCTGTTCTCGCTCGACCTGTCCGCCGTGCACGTACGCTCCGAGCATGTCGGCGGCGCCTTCGGCTCCAAGGGGCTGCGCTCGCACCACGTCGCCGCCGTGATGGCCGCGACGGAGCTGCAGCGTCCGGTCCGGGTGGCCCTGACGCGACGTCA comes from the Streptomyces sp. NBC_01471 genome and includes:
- a CDS encoding 2Fe-2S iron-sulfur cluster-binding protein; amino-acid sequence: MAPAGIPASSTVTLHINGEKYTLPVDHRTTLLDALRERLDLTGTKKGCDQGQCGACTVLVDGRRTVSCLQFAVAAEGRDITTIEGIADERLTGGLHPVQQAFVELDGYQCGYCTPGQICSAVAVLEEHAAGWPSAVTEDVRPEAGPPPLTPEEIRERMSGNLCRCGAYVSIVRAVAQAAAQPADGVKEQVA
- a CDS encoding xanthine dehydrogenase family protein subunit M, with product MREFAYERAHDVPGAVAVLGADPEARYLGGGTNLVDLMKAGIERPARLVDVRALPLDRVERTSAGGLRIGATVTNSDLAAHPEVRRRYPALAQAVLAGASGQLRNMATVGGNLLQRTRCGYFTDVSKPCNKRVPGSGCPAVRGEHRNAAILGASEHCVAVHPSDMGVALTAFDAVVEYETADGTGELALGDFYRPVGDTPHLETALPAGALITAVTLPPAPVAAHSRYRKVRERASYAFAIGSVAAALDVRDGVVRDVRIAFGAVASRPWRARAAERELLGRPADGTSFADAADAELAEASALPHNAYKVPLMRNLVVALLTELEQEATR